TTTGTTACTACAGTAGTTACTGAAGATAATTCTTGTTTTGACTTTTGACTATTAGAGCTGTATTTATCCTTTAAATTCCATATATCTATATCAAAGACTTCTTTTAGCTCCTTTTCGAAATCCATATTATCTCTCTAATCTTTCAACTAGTTTTTTTGGATAGCTATACGGTTTAAGTTTGACGGATTTACGTAGGTTGTTTACTTCTGTAGGTGAAAGTTCTAATGTTTTTCCACGAGACACATATTTCGGCAATATTACATCACCAAATCTAACTCGTGTTAATCTACTTACTGTAACACCGACAGCTTCAAACATACGTCTGACTTCTCTGTTTCTTCCTTCAGATAAAGTTACATAATACCATAGGTTAGCTCCTTCTCCACCTGAGAATCTAATGCTATTAAATTTAGCTAGACCATCTTCTAGTTGTACACCTTCTTTAAGCTTATTTAATACATCGTCAGATAGCTGCTGTCCAAACACTCTTACAGCATACTCCCTCTCTATTTCATAAGAAGGATGCATTAAACGATTTGCTAAATCTCCATCTGTCGTAAATAACAGCAGACCTGTAGTGTTTATATCTAATCTTCCTATCATTATCCAACGTGATTTAGCTAATTTTGGTAATGAATCAAAAACTGTTTTCCTATCTTTTTCATCTTTATTAGTACAAACTTCTCCTTCACGTTTATGATAGATTATTACTCTAGGTCTTGTCATCGGTTGACCGTACAAATGCAAAGCCTTACCATCAAAACTTATTTTGTCTGTACTTAATGCTTTATCACCTAGTTTAGCAACTTTACCATTTACTTTAACTCTACCTTGCTCTATAAATTCCTCTATTTTTCTTCTAGAAGCTATACCATATTTAGCAAGTATTTTTTGCAGTCTTTCTTGGTTATTATCATCAAAATTATTACTTTTAATCATTACTCTATACCACCATCAGAAGCTGAGAAAAATTGATCTATATCATCATCATTAAAATCTTTTGATGAAAATATTAATCTCACTGTAGCAGCTTCATTTTTATTATTTGCGTATTCTGCTAACTTCAATCTTAGCTCTAATACACGCTTATTATTAAAAAATTCTTCATTATTCCTCATTTCGTAGATTACTTTGTAACATTCTTTATACTGTCCCTGTTCAAAGTACATCTCTGCCAAACGTAATTTAGCACCTAAATAGTTTGCTTTAAATTTGTCAGCTTTTTCCATGAAACTTAGAGCATCTTTTTTCTTATCCTGTTTATATAAGCATTCAGAATAAAGGAAAAATGTCTGTGCCATATCATTATTGTCCGACATGTATAATGATTTCTCAAATAACTTTTCTGCTTGTGAAAAATTATCCTTTATTTGACATAAAAATTGAGCATAGAAATTCATTGCTTCAAAATTTTTAGGTTCATTACTGATAGCCTCTTTATAGTATTTTTCAGCTATAGACTTAGAACCTATTATTTGATAATAGTAACCTGCTGCATAATCTACTATCGCTAATTTATAACCATGCTGCTTTGCTAGCTGTTGAGCTTTAACCAACTTATCTTTAGCTCTATCTAAATACCCGTCGTGTGAGTAGATGATAACTAGTTCAGCGTTTAAACTAGTAGCTTTTTTATAATCAGCTTTTTGCTCTGTCGTTTTAGTAGATATAGTATATTTTGCAACATTGCCTTCTACTACCTGAGGCTCTTCTTTGAAGTTACCCTGAACAGTATTTTGCTGATAACTAGGGTTATTAGGCTGTGCTTGTGTAGAACATGCTTCTAAAGTACCTAAGAGACCTATTAATAGGCTAATTTTCTTTAAATTAGCTTGCATTGCTATCTCCTATTTTTTTTTAAATATCGCTCTTTTCTTCTAGTTTTATCTATAACATCCCCAGCAAGTTGGCCACATGCAGCATCTATATCATCACCTCGTGTTTTACGGATTGTAGTTACAAAACCATTTTGCTGTAAAAATTCTTTAAACTTATGAATTCTATTATTACTAGGCTTTTTATAAATAGTTCCTGGATATGGATTAAATGGGATTAAATTTATTTTAGCTGGAACTTCTCGAGATTTTAATAGTTCCACCAGCTCTTGGGCATCATCTAAATTATCATTGATTTCATTCATTAAGGTATATTCAAAAGTTATTTGCTTATGAGGACCTTTTTCAGCATATAATTTACAAGCTTGCAATAATTCATCGATATCATATTTTTTATTTATAGGTACAATTTCATTACGTAAATTATTATTTGAAGCATGTAAAGAAACTGCCAATGACACCCCTGATTGCTCTAGTAAATCATATATCCTAGGAACAACCCCTGAAGTACTAAGAGTAACTTTTCGTTTCGATAAACCATAAGCTAAGTCGTCCATCATAATATCCATAGCTGGTACGACGTTCTCAAAATTCATCAATGGCTCACCCATACCCATCATTACAATGTTTGTAACTGTAAAATCATGTTCACCATTGTTTTTGGATAAAGTTCTAGCAGCTATCCAAAGTTGAGCTATTATTTCCGCTACTGTCAAGTTTCTGTTAAAGCCTTGCTTACCAGTAGAACAAAAACTACAATTTAAAGTACAACCAACTTGTGATGATACGCAAAGAGTCCCCCTGCCTTCTTCTGGTATAAATACAGTTTCGATTGCACTACCACCAACATCTATTAACCACTTATGTGTACCATCTTTGGAAGCTTTACTAAAAACCACTTTAGGTACTGTCACATGTGATAAATCTTTTAGCTTACTTCGTAAGCCTTTACCTAAATCTGTCATAGCATCAAAATCTATGACTCCTTTTTTATGCATCCATTTAAAAACTTGTCTAGCATGAAACTTTTTTTCGCCTATTGATATGAAAAAATCCTCAATAGACTTTTGATTTAAACCCAGTAAATTAATTTTAGTATCTTGTTGCATAAAAGTTCTCTTTGGATAATTTCTTATAATATGAATCTATTCACTATATCCCATATCACCCGGCACAATATAGTCATTTTCATTGGTTAAATTTGTAAAACTAGCATACTGCCCATCAAAACGTACATGTACAGTTCCTATAGGACCATTACGTTGCTTACCTATTATTATTTCACCGATATTTTTATTCTCTTCTTTATCTTTATTATAAACTTCATCACGATAAATAAACATTATCAAATCAGCATCTTGCTCAATAGCTCCAGACTCTCTTAAATCCGACATCATTGGCCGCTTATCTTTACGATCATCCACCCCTCTATTTAGCTGTGATAACGCCACCACTGGGATATCTAACTCTTTAGCTAAAGCCTTTAATGAACGAGAAATCTCAGATACTTCTAAAGTTCTATTTGTTTCATAACCAGGAATTTTCATTAACTGTAAATAGTCTATCAAAATCATAGATAGACCGCCGTGCTCATTATACAATCTACGAGCTCGTGAACGCATTTCTGCTGGAGTCAATGTTGAAGTGTCATCTATGTACAAGGGCATTTCACTTAGATTTTTCATAGCTGTAGTAATCTTAACCCAATGAGCGTCATTTAACCTATTGCATTCTTTAAGTAAATTCATCTCAACACGAGCTTGACTAGCTAACATTCTTGTAACTATATCTTCTGCTGGCATTTCTAAACTAAATACTAAAACTGGTTTTTGGGCAGCTTTAGCAATGTTTTGAGCTATATTTATACCTAAAACTGTTTTACCCATAGATGGTCGAGCAGCTATAATTCCTAAATTAGCTCGTTGCAACCCTGAAGTCATTTTATCTAAATCTATAAACCCTGTAGAAGCTCCTGTTAAACCCGTGCCAGAATCAACTATTGCACTCATTCTATCAACAAGCTTTGGTATCACATCTTTGATAGATTCAGGGCCTTTTGTTAAGATGTCTCTTTCTTTTGCAACATCTAAAATTCTACTTTCAGCATAATCAATCACTTCGTCAGGATTTTTTGACTCTGCAGAATATATTTTTTGAATAATATCATTAACACTATTTTGTAAACTTCTCAATTTAGCTTTATCTTTAACGATATTAGCATAGGTTTTGATATTAGAAATAGAAGGTGTATTTGTTGCCAAATCAATAATATAGCTTTCACCA
Above is a window of Allofrancisella inopinata DNA encoding:
- the rluB gene encoding 23S rRNA pseudouridine(2605) synthase RluB; this translates as MIKSNNFDDNNQERLQKILAKYGIASRRKIEEFIEQGRVKVNGKVAKLGDKALSTDKISFDGKALHLYGQPMTRPRVIIYHKREGEVCTNKDEKDRKTVFDSLPKLAKSRWIMIGRLDINTTGLLLFTTDGDLANRLMHPSYEIEREYAVRVFGQQLSDDVLNKLKEGVQLEDGLAKFNSIRFSGGEGANLWYYVTLSEGRNREVRRMFEAVGVTVSRLTRVRFGDVILPKYVSRGKTLELSPTEVNNLRKSVKLKPYSYPKKLVERLER
- a CDS encoding CDC27 family protein, whose translation is MQANLKKISLLIGLLGTLEACSTQAQPNNPSYQQNTVQGNFKEEPQVVEGNVAKYTISTKTTEQKADYKKATSLNAELVIIYSHDGYLDRAKDKLVKAQQLAKQHGYKLAIVDYAAGYYYQIIGSKSIAEKYYKEAISNEPKNFEAMNFYAQFLCQIKDNFSQAEKLFEKSLYMSDNNDMAQTFFLYSECLYKQDKKKDALSFMEKADKFKANYLGAKLRLAEMYFEQGQYKECYKVIYEMRNNEEFFNNKRVLELRLKLAEYANNKNEAATVRLIFSSKDFNDDDIDQFFSASDGGIE
- the dnaB gene encoding replicative DNA helicase, which translates into the protein MPMTNQFKPAETTYSLEAERAILGNILLYNQNIELVEDLLLIEDFFDRRHKIIYSQLNTLNQSNIPFDVLIVSEYLATAGLLDEAGGESYIIDLATNTPSISNIKTYANIVKDKAKLRSLQNSVNDIIQKIYSAESKNPDEVIDYAESRILDVAKERDILTKGPESIKDVIPKLVDRMSAIVDSGTGLTGASTGFIDLDKMTSGLQRANLGIIAARPSMGKTVLGINIAQNIAKAAQKPVLVFSLEMPAEDIVTRMLASQARVEMNLLKECNRLNDAHWVKITTAMKNLSEMPLYIDDTSTLTPAEMRSRARRLYNEHGGLSMILIDYLQLMKIPGYETNRTLEVSEISRSLKALAKELDIPVVALSQLNRGVDDRKDKRPMMSDLRESGAIEQDADLIMFIYRDEVYNKDKEENKNIGEIIIGKQRNGPIGTVHVRFDGQYASFTNLTNENDYIVPGDMGYSE